The sequence CGGTTCATGATGCACTTCACGCCCACGAGCTCGTCGTGGCTGAACCTTGTTGAGCGTTGGTTGGGGGAGTTGACGGAAAAGCGTCTGCGGCGTGGAAGCTTCGGAAGTGTGCCAGAGTTGATCCATGCCATTAAGGAGTACCTGGCAATATCCAATGCCAACCCTAAACCGTTGGTGTGGAAAGCCTCCGCCAAAGCCATTCTTGACAAGCTCGCTCGTTGTAAAGCAGTTTATGAAACACTAGACTAGGGTGTAAAATAGCACTGGGGGCATATCAACTATGCCCCCAGTGCACCAAGTAGACCTGTAAGCCGGGTTCTGTGATCCAGCATAGCTGGACCGGTGACCATCTGTCTAGCCCTGGAGTTGCCTCCAGGGTCAAGCAACCAACCCGAGGACATTGGTCGGGCGTCCTAAGGGTCCTCCTATTCGGTCTTGCTCCGGGTGGGGTTTGCCCAGCCAACTGATCACTCAGTTGCCGGTGAGCTCTTACCTCACCATTTCACCCTTACCCCAGGAAAGTTGCTGGGGCGGTATGTTTCTGTGGCGCTTTCCGTAGGATCACCCCTCCTGGGTGTTACCCAGCACCCTGCCCGATGGAGCCCGGACTTTCCTCCCTTTCAGAGATTGGTGTTCTCTGGAACGGCGGTCACCCAGCCTACTTGGCTGTCTTCAGTTTACCACTTTTGGGGGCTGGTTCAATGGGTGCGAAGCTTGTCGAGGGCCTCATTTGCAAGAGCATCTGCAGCCTTGTTCAGGTGGCGCGGAATGTGGGTTATGCTGTGGGTCTTGTATATTGCCAGTAGCCGGTTTACTTCCTCAAACAGCGGCCTCAGGCCGGCATTTCGTACCTTATAGCGTCCCCGGACCTGTTCTACCATCAGGTTTGAATCTGTCTTGA comes from Chloroflexota bacterium and encodes:
- a CDS encoding IS630 family transposase, coding for RFMMHFTPTSSSWLNLVERWLGELTEKRLRRGSFGSVPELIHAIKEYLAISNANPKPLVWKASAKAILDKLARCKAVYETLD